In Thermorudis peleae, a genomic segment contains:
- a CDS encoding NAD(P)-dependent alcohol dehydrogenase, translated as MLAARLHQYDPEMRGPDFLVLEQVPDPAIQEPDDVLVRIDGAGVCRTDLHIIEGLWRERSGVVLPYILGHENAGYVEAVGSAVRSVRPGDPVIVHPLITDGLCPACRRGDDMHCEHSQFPGISRDGGFAEYLLTKERSVVRLPDNLQPRAVAPHADAGLTAYHAAKRAARRLAPGQTAVIIGFGGLGHIAFQVLRLLSPVRIIVVDRSDVALGLARELGAEHTVKAGDDDPVEHVRALTDGHGAEVVLDFVGEGEAIAQGLAMTRRAGAYFVIGYGGTVQIPAIELIAEEKAIIGNLVGTYSELLELITLAAEGKIQLTVSYYPLEQVNLALRDLLAGRVKGRAVLVPGKSG; from the coding sequence ATGCTGGCAGCACGGCTCCACCAGTACGATCCGGAAATGCGAGGGCCGGACTTTCTGGTGCTCGAGCAAGTGCCTGATCCAGCTATCCAGGAGCCGGACGACGTCCTTGTCCGGATCGATGGTGCTGGTGTTTGTCGGACAGATCTGCACATTATTGAAGGTCTCTGGCGTGAGCGATCAGGTGTGGTGTTGCCGTACATCCTTGGTCATGAGAATGCTGGCTATGTTGAAGCCGTCGGCTCAGCCGTGCGGAGTGTTCGCCCTGGTGACCCAGTCATTGTTCACCCATTGATCACTGATGGACTATGCCCGGCATGTCGTCGGGGCGATGATATGCACTGCGAACACAGTCAATTCCCCGGTATTTCACGCGATGGTGGCTTCGCTGAGTATCTGCTGACAAAAGAGCGGAGCGTTGTAAGGTTGCCGGATAACCTGCAACCCAGGGCGGTTGCGCCACATGCGGATGCTGGGTTGACGGCGTATCATGCTGCCAAGCGTGCAGCTCGTCGGCTCGCACCAGGCCAGACTGCCGTTATCATCGGATTCGGTGGCCTCGGACATATTGCGTTCCAAGTGCTGCGTTTGCTCAGCCCGGTTCGGATTATCGTTGTTGATCGATCGGATGTTGCCCTGGGGCTTGCTCGTGAGCTGGGGGCTGAACATACCGTGAAAGCTGGCGACGATGATCCGGTTGAGCATGTGCGAGCGCTGACCGACGGTCATGGTGCTGAAGTTGTCCTCGACTTCGTTGGAGAGGGCGAGGCAATTGCACAGGGATTAGCCATGACACGACGAGCCGGCGCTTACTTTGTCATCGGCTATGGGGGTACGGTTCAGATACCAGCGATTGAGCTCATTGCAGAGGAGAAAGCGATTATTGGCAACCTTGTTGGTACGTATAGCGAATTGCTCGAACTGATCACGCTCGCGGCTGAAGGGAAGATACAACTGACGGTTAGCTACTATCCGCTTGAGCAAGTCAATCTTGCACTTCGTGATCTACTCGCTGGCCGAGTCAAAGGACGCGCAGTCTTAGTACCAGGGAAGAGTGGATGA
- the kdpC gene encoding potassium-transporting ATPase subunit KdpC produces MQLRAQLRPAIVLLVVFTVLTGVVYPLFVTGIAQTLFPRQAEGSLLRDSQGRVIGSTLLGQQFTDPRYFHPRPSAAGNGYDPTQSGASNLGPTNQQFISTVQERANAYRQENGLAPDTPVPVDAVTASGSGLDPDISLANALLQVHRVATARGLPDDAVKSLVERLARRPWFGILGEPRVNVLELNRALDQGMAQ; encoded by the coding sequence ATGCAACTCCGAGCGCAACTTCGGCCGGCAATTGTGCTGTTGGTGGTCTTTACAGTTCTGACGGGGGTGGTCTATCCGCTATTCGTCACGGGAATTGCCCAGACGCTCTTCCCGCGACAGGCTGAGGGAAGCCTGCTTCGTGATAGCCAGGGACGTGTGATTGGCTCGACCCTGCTGGGCCAGCAATTTACAGATCCACGCTATTTTCACCCTCGTCCGTCAGCCGCCGGCAATGGCTACGATCCAACACAGTCAGGGGCGTCGAATCTAGGGCCGACAAATCAGCAGTTCATCAGCACCGTTCAGGAACGGGCAAATGCCTATCGGCAAGAAAACGGCCTTGCACCTGACACGCCGGTGCCTGTCGATGCGGTCACAGCTTCAGGGAGTGGCCTTGATCCTGACATTAGCCTTGCCAACGCACTCCTCCAGGTGCATCGAGTAGCCACTGCCCGTGGCTTGCCGGATGATGCGGTAAAAAGCCTCGTTGAGCGGCTTGCAAGGCGACCATGGTTTGGCATCCTTGGTGAGCCACGTGTCAATGTACTCGAGTTGAATCGTGCACTCGATCAGGGAATGGCTCAATGA
- the pyk gene encoding pyruvate kinase: MSANLSMQTNMNMEELQETAALGQRRAKIVATIGPASWEDEILTQLITAGVNVVRVNAAHNAPEERAPIVGRIRTVAARTGQHVAILQDLAGWKPRTGPLADDTPVTLTRGTTVRLVCGNAPLSAEQVSVDDEQLFAQIEPGQRVLIADGLIELRVEAREGTVFRARVVRGGALRGKQGITIPGVLGRPFKLSDRDRADIAFAAEHELEYLGVSFVTKPEDLDLVRQELERVGGRAKLVAKIERPEALERIDTIVRHADAIMVARGDLGVQLPPELVPIAQKRVIAAARACGLPVIIATQMLESMVNQPIPTRAEVSDVANAVLEGVDALMLSAETATGHYPVEAVEMMHRIIVTIEQHFAPARATAAEGPTTIAATIARAATDIARRWEQVKAIGAITRSGFTAREVARERPPVPIFGLTPDPFVARQLALVWGVTPLVVTYADTTEALMDGVAAQLAASRLVKEGDHVVFTGSLRYFPEPGHTDSLHLRRL; encoded by the coding sequence GTGAGCGCAAATCTGAGCATGCAAACAAACATGAACATGGAAGAGTTACAGGAAACCGCTGCACTGGGCCAGCGCCGAGCAAAGATCGTGGCGACGATCGGTCCGGCCTCATGGGAAGACGAAATACTGACCCAACTGATTACTGCCGGTGTCAATGTTGTTCGCGTCAATGCGGCACACAACGCACCGGAAGAACGCGCACCCATCGTTGGTCGTATCCGCACCGTCGCCGCTCGAACTGGTCAGCATGTCGCAATTTTGCAAGATCTTGCCGGTTGGAAACCTCGCACTGGACCATTAGCAGATGACACACCAGTCACGCTCACCCGTGGGACGACGGTCCGCCTCGTTTGTGGCAACGCCCCACTCTCGGCTGAGCAGGTATCGGTCGACGATGAGCAACTCTTTGCCCAAATTGAACCAGGGCAGCGTGTGCTGATCGCTGACGGACTCATTGAGCTGCGCGTTGAGGCACGAGAGGGAACGGTCTTCCGCGCCCGGGTTGTTCGGGGCGGAGCACTCCGTGGCAAGCAAGGTATTACCATTCCTGGTGTGCTTGGTCGCCCCTTCAAACTTAGCGATCGAGACCGTGCTGATATTGCCTTCGCAGCAGAACACGAACTTGAGTATCTTGGTGTGAGTTTTGTGACCAAGCCCGAAGACCTCGACCTGGTTCGACAAGAGCTGGAACGTGTTGGGGGGCGGGCGAAGCTTGTCGCAAAGATTGAACGGCCAGAAGCGTTAGAGCGAATTGACACCATTGTTCGTCATGCCGATGCCATTATGGTGGCACGAGGAGATCTGGGCGTGCAGCTTCCGCCAGAACTTGTGCCGATCGCCCAGAAACGCGTCATTGCGGCGGCCCGAGCATGTGGGTTGCCGGTGATTATCGCGACACAAATGCTTGAATCAATGGTGAACCAGCCGATTCCAACACGAGCAGAAGTCAGCGATGTCGCGAACGCAGTACTCGAAGGCGTCGATGCCTTAATGCTCAGCGCTGAGACGGCAACTGGCCATTATCCCGTCGAAGCCGTTGAGATGATGCATCGGATTATCGTGACAATCGAGCAACATTTTGCTCCTGCTCGTGCAACGGCGGCTGAGGGACCAACGACAATTGCAGCGACCATCGCACGTGCCGCAACCGATATTGCCCGACGATGGGAACAGGTGAAAGCCATTGGGGCAATCACGCGTTCGGGCTTCACTGCACGTGAAGTGGCCCGCGAGCGCCCACCAGTGCCAATTTTCGGACTAACACCTGATCCATTCGTCGCGCGGCAACTTGCTCTTGTTTGGGGCGTTACTCCCCTCGTCGTCACCTATGCTGACACAACAGAAGCACTCATGGATGGGGTTGCAGCGCAACTAGCAGCATCACGCTTGGTCAAAGAAGGCGATCACGTCGTCTTTACCGGCAGCCTGCGCTACTTTCCTGAGCCTGGACACACTGATTCGCTTCATTTACGGCGGCTCTAG
- a CDS encoding adenosine-specific kinase, with protein MELVRVMIEKPADVNIIFGQAHFIKTVEDLHEALVTSVPGIKFGLAFSESSGPRLVRWTGSDPELTELARRNVLNIAAGHCFLIMLGNAYPINVLPAVRSVAEVCTIYCATANPVEVILADLGEARAVLGVADGLKPLGVETEEHQQERLSFLRRIGYKLGPGV; from the coding sequence ATCGAGCTTGTGCGGGTTATGATCGAGAAGCCAGCCGATGTCAATATCATCTTTGGCCAAGCGCACTTTATCAAAACGGTCGAAGACCTTCATGAGGCCTTAGTCACAAGTGTCCCAGGGATCAAGTTTGGCCTCGCTTTTAGCGAGTCATCTGGACCACGGTTAGTGCGTTGGACAGGCAGTGATCCTGAATTAACCGAGCTGGCGCGCCGGAATGTCCTCAACATTGCCGCTGGTCACTGTTTCTTAATCATGCTTGGCAATGCCTATCCAATTAATGTCTTGCCTGCGGTTCGCTCCGTTGCCGAGGTTTGCACCATCTATTGTGCAACGGCAAATCCGGTTGAGGTCATTTTGGCTGATCTTGGCGAGGCTCGTGCTGTCCTCGGCGTTGCCGATGGGCTCAAGCCGCTTGGTGTTGAAACCGAAGAGCATCAGCAAGAGCGGCTGAGCTTCCTCCGGCGCATCGGCTATAAGCTTGGGCCAGGAGTATGA
- the kdpB gene encoding potassium-transporting ATPase subunit KdpB, which produces MAKKPEETNRVPRAVVARDAVPARGLTPPAVRTPETDALKALAEQRLRGQRWWAGPLLRRAAKDAFRRLHPREVARNPVMFVVEIGSVLTTFLAIVDGLSGRPFGFGLQVSLWLWLTVYFANFADALAEANGRARADTLRATRTDTPARLLRNGTEEMVLATQLRKGDLVLVREGEIIPTDGEVIEGIAYVNEAAVTGESAPVLKEPGTDTRSTVIGGTQVVSDWLKIRVTADPGETFLDRMIALVEGARRQRTPNELALALLLAGLTIIFLLVVASLDAFAAYSGMLVSVIVLVALLVCLIPTTIGGLLAAIGIAGMDRVLRFNVLALSGRAVETAGDVDVLLLDKTGTITYGNRLAAEIIPVGDASRLDALIVARQSSLADETPEGRSLLALAEQLGAPPEPGLLPDAEIIPFSAETRLSGIRQGGHTYLKGAIDAVIAQSHEPVPADLQEHVDQIARRGSTPLGLLLDGRIVGVVELKDTVKPGLRQRFDELRRMGIRTVMVTGDNPVTAATIAKEAGVDDFVAEAKPEDKIRLIRQFQAEGHIVAMTGDGTNDAPALAQADVALAMASGTAAAKEAANLIDLDSNPSKLIELVVIGKQLLITRGAITTFSIANDVAKYFAIIPAIFVTTYPELGQLNIMHLANPQSAILSAVIFNALIIPALIPLAMRGVAYRPAPAAVLLRRNLLIYGLGGVIAPFIGIKLIDLLIVALGLA; this is translated from the coding sequence ATGGCGAAGAAGCCAGAAGAGACAAATCGTGTACCACGGGCCGTTGTTGCGCGAGACGCTGTGCCAGCGCGTGGCCTCACGCCGCCGGCTGTCCGCACGCCTGAAACCGATGCGCTCAAAGCCCTTGCCGAGCAACGACTGCGAGGGCAACGCTGGTGGGCTGGTCCGCTTCTCCGGCGTGCTGCGAAGGATGCATTCCGACGCCTTCATCCGCGTGAAGTGGCGCGCAATCCGGTCATGTTCGTCGTCGAGATCGGCTCAGTCCTGACGACGTTCCTTGCGATTGTTGATGGCCTCTCTGGGCGACCGTTTGGATTTGGGCTTCAGGTCAGTCTTTGGCTCTGGCTAACCGTCTACTTTGCCAATTTTGCCGATGCGCTTGCTGAAGCCAATGGTCGTGCGCGTGCTGATACATTGCGCGCGACGCGGACGGATACGCCAGCGCGTTTGCTCCGCAATGGCACTGAGGAGATGGTGCTGGCTACGCAGCTACGCAAGGGCGACCTGGTCCTCGTGCGTGAAGGGGAAATCATCCCGACCGACGGAGAGGTCATCGAAGGCATCGCCTATGTCAATGAAGCGGCAGTGACAGGAGAGTCTGCCCCTGTTTTAAAGGAACCGGGAACGGATACGCGGTCAACGGTCATTGGGGGAACTCAGGTCGTCAGCGATTGGCTAAAGATTCGCGTAACTGCTGATCCTGGTGAGACATTCCTTGATCGAATGATTGCACTTGTTGAAGGGGCACGGCGACAACGGACGCCAAATGAGCTCGCTTTAGCGCTACTGCTCGCTGGATTAACCATTATCTTCTTGCTTGTCGTCGCAAGTCTCGATGCTTTTGCCGCCTATTCTGGGATGCTTGTCTCCGTGATCGTCCTTGTCGCGCTCTTAGTCTGCTTGATCCCGACGACGATTGGCGGCCTGTTAGCTGCCATTGGCATTGCTGGTATGGATCGAGTGCTTCGCTTCAATGTGCTCGCGCTCTCGGGACGAGCAGTGGAGACGGCGGGTGATGTTGACGTTTTGCTGCTCGACAAGACTGGCACAATTACCTATGGCAATCGGCTGGCTGCTGAGATTATTCCTGTGGGTGATGCCTCACGACTTGACGCGCTCATTGTTGCACGCCAGTCCAGCCTCGCTGATGAAACACCCGAGGGGCGGAGCCTGCTTGCTTTAGCGGAACAGCTTGGTGCACCACCAGAACCAGGACTTCTGCCGGACGCTGAAATCATTCCGTTTAGTGCTGAGACGCGGCTGAGCGGAATTCGGCAGGGTGGGCATACGTATCTCAAGGGTGCAATCGATGCTGTTATCGCGCAAAGTCACGAGCCGGTTCCTGCTGATCTCCAGGAGCATGTCGATCAGATTGCTCGGCGTGGGAGTACGCCACTGGGACTTCTCCTTGATGGTCGGATTGTTGGCGTCGTTGAGTTGAAAGACACTGTCAAGCCAGGTTTGCGCCAGCGTTTCGATGAATTGCGGCGCATGGGTATCCGCACGGTCATGGTGACAGGCGATAATCCTGTAACGGCTGCGACTATCGCCAAAGAAGCCGGCGTTGATGACTTTGTCGCCGAAGCCAAGCCTGAAGATAAGATCCGCCTCATCCGACAATTCCAGGCTGAAGGGCACATTGTGGCGATGACAGGCGACGGCACCAATGACGCCCCGGCGCTTGCCCAAGCCGATGTCGCACTCGCGATGGCCTCTGGCACTGCAGCAGCGAAAGAAGCGGCTAATCTCATTGATCTTGATTCAAATCCGAGCAAACTAATCGAATTAGTCGTTATCGGCAAGCAACTGCTGATTACTCGCGGAGCGATTACCACGTTTTCCATTGCGAATGATGTTGCGAAGTATTTCGCGATCATCCCCGCGATTTTCGTCACAACCTATCCAGAGCTTGGGCAGTTGAACATCATGCACTTGGCAAATCCGCAAAGTGCCATCCTTTCAGCGGTCATCTTTAATGCCCTCATCATCCCGGCCTTGATTCCGCTTGCCATGCGTGGTGTTGCCTATCGTCCTGCTCCAGCTGCCGTGTTGCTGCGCCGTAATCTCTTGATTTATGGACTTGGCGGCGTCATTGCCCCGTTTATCGGGATTAAGCTTATTGATCTCCTGATCGTGGCACTTGGATTGGCATAG
- the pdhA gene encoding pyruvate dehydrogenase (acetyl-transferring) E1 component subunit alpha, producing MTSTVDGRSLELSLPKSELLELYRRMVLIRRFEEAAAEQYTLGKIAGFLHLYIGEEAVAVGALHAKAPQDHVLTHYRDHGYALALGLDPKRCMAELFGRADGVVGGRGGSMHFADASKRFWGGYAIVAGLLPIAVGLGLASAYQKQDAVALAFFGDGATNNGAFHESLNFAALWKLPVLFICENNLYGMGTAVQYASAVREMYRKACAYDIPAEQVDGQDVLAVYEATKRALEHCRSGKGPYFLEALTYRFRGHSMADAELYRTKEEVEDFRRQRDPIVLFRAKLLERQVATEDELNAIDEAVAQQIAEAVRFADESPAPAPDTLFDYVYADPITVR from the coding sequence ATGACCAGTACGGTTGACGGGCGCTCGCTCGAGCTCTCTCTGCCCAAGAGCGAGTTGCTTGAGCTCTACCGACGGATGGTCCTCATCCGTCGCTTCGAGGAAGCTGCTGCTGAGCAGTATACCCTCGGTAAGATCGCAGGCTTCCTTCACCTGTACATTGGTGAAGAAGCTGTTGCGGTTGGTGCGCTTCACGCCAAGGCTCCCCAAGACCATGTGCTGACCCATTATCGTGACCACGGTTATGCGCTTGCGCTTGGGCTTGACCCGAAGCGTTGCATGGCTGAGCTATTTGGGCGTGCCGATGGTGTCGTCGGTGGCCGTGGTGGCTCAATGCACTTTGCTGATGCGAGTAAGCGATTCTGGGGCGGCTATGCGATTGTTGCTGGCTTGCTCCCCATTGCGGTTGGCCTTGGCCTCGCCAGTGCTTACCAGAAGCAGGATGCTGTTGCACTGGCCTTCTTTGGCGATGGGGCAACCAACAACGGCGCATTCCATGAATCGCTGAACTTCGCGGCTCTCTGGAAACTGCCAGTGCTCTTCATTTGTGAGAACAATCTCTACGGTATGGGCACGGCTGTGCAGTACGCTTCGGCTGTCCGTGAGATGTACCGCAAGGCTTGCGCCTACGATATCCCGGCTGAGCAGGTTGATGGGCAGGACGTGCTCGCGGTCTATGAAGCCACAAAGCGTGCACTTGAGCACTGCCGGAGCGGCAAGGGGCCCTATTTTCTAGAGGCGCTCACCTACCGTTTCCGCGGCCATTCGATGGCCGACGCCGAGCTCTATCGAACGAAAGAAGAAGTCGAAGATTTTCGCCGTCAGCGCGATCCTATCGTGCTCTTCCGAGCGAAGCTGCTCGAGCGGCAAGTCGCGACAGAAGATGAGTTAAACGCGATCGATGAGGCGGTTGCCCAGCAGATCGCTGAAGCAGTGCGCTTCGCCGACGAAAGCCCGGCACCAGCGCCTGATACCCTCTTTGATTACGTTTACGCCGATCCCATTACCGTTCGCTAG
- a CDS encoding alpha-ketoacid dehydrogenase subunit beta: protein MGVREITYRDAIREALREEMLRDERVFLMGEDIGYYGGSYAVTKGFLQEFGPDRVRDTPISELAIVGLGVGAAIGGLRPVVELMTINFALLAMDQIVNHLAKIYYMFNGQFTAPVVVRTTSGFGQLGATHSQTFENWFAHVPGLRVVMPSVPKDAKGMLKAAIRGNDPVIFIEHTLIYRNRGQVPDDEDYLQPLEGAEVRREGTDCTIVSWGRDYYLALGAAEDLAREGIECEVIDLRAIRPLDIETIVQSVQKTNRLVVVEDGWRTLGVGAEIAAAVQERAFDYLDAPVARVAALEVPMPYARNLEQLVVPNKARVVEAVRQVLYQQQPAPAVVGTGAR from the coding sequence ATGGGCGTACGTGAGATTACCTACCGCGATGCAATCCGCGAAGCGCTGCGCGAGGAGATGCTGCGCGATGAGCGTGTTTTCCTCATGGGAGAAGATATCGGGTACTACGGCGGCTCATATGCTGTGACGAAAGGCTTCCTGCAAGAGTTTGGGCCTGACCGGGTTCGCGACACACCGATTTCTGAGCTGGCCATCGTTGGCTTGGGAGTTGGGGCAGCTATCGGTGGGTTGCGGCCGGTCGTCGAGTTGATGACAATTAACTTCGCCCTGCTCGCCATGGATCAAATTGTGAACCACCTGGCGAAGATCTACTACATGTTCAATGGCCAGTTTACGGCGCCGGTGGTTGTCCGCACAACGTCGGGCTTTGGTCAACTTGGTGCAACACATTCGCAGACGTTTGAGAATTGGTTTGCGCATGTGCCTGGCTTGCGAGTCGTGATGCCTTCTGTGCCGAAGGATGCCAAGGGTATGCTCAAGGCGGCTATCCGTGGCAATGACCCTGTTATCTTCATCGAGCACACGCTGATTTATCGCAATCGTGGACAAGTGCCCGATGATGAGGATTACCTGCAGCCGCTTGAAGGCGCAGAGGTCCGTCGCGAAGGTACGGACTGCACGATTGTCTCCTGGGGGCGCGACTACTATCTCGCCCTGGGTGCGGCCGAAGACCTCGCGCGTGAAGGCATTGAATGCGAAGTGATTGACTTGCGTGCCATTCGCCCGCTCGATATCGAGACGATTGTCCAGTCAGTGCAGAAGACGAATCGGCTGGTCGTCGTTGAGGATGGGTGGCGAACACTTGGGGTTGGAGCCGAGATCGCTGCAGCCGTACAAGAGCGTGCATTCGATTATCTTGATGCGCCAGTAGCACGCGTTGCAGCACTCGAGGTTCCTATGCCTTATGCACGTAACCTCGAGCAGCTTGTTGTGCCCAATAAAGCTCGGGTTGTTGAAGCTGTGCGCCAGGTGCTCTATCAGCAGCAGCCGGCTCCAGCAGTTGTCGGCACGGGTGCTCGCTAA
- a CDS encoding sensor protein KdpD yields the protein MNELPESSRPDPDALLAQLRREPGSGARGFHRIYLGMAPGVGKTYAALQELHRLREQGIDVAIAFVETYGRPKTAALLEGLPIIPRKRCQYRGVIVEEMDLDAVLLRRPAVVLVDELAHTNVPDCTRHAKRWQDVEELLEHGVSVLSTLNIQHIESLADIVESITGVVVRERVPDDVVDKADEVVLVDVTPQVLRQRLREGEVYPPERAQLALRQFFREGNLTALRELALRKLASRVEHDLQTYMHQHDVDTVWPAGERVMVAVDAHPRAQHLIRRGWRRAQRSQSDLLVVFVETPDWAHAPPEVKRQLEENLRFAEDLGAEVLRIPGEDVAKTLVDVARERNVDSIIIGHSRHGWLHRLLHGSTVEKLLRLAHDIDILVVAPREPSAHVDVRNQS from the coding sequence ATGAACGAGTTGCCTGAATCTAGTCGCCCTGATCCCGATGCGTTGCTTGCCCAGCTACGTCGTGAACCGGGTTCCGGAGCCCGAGGATTTCACCGCATTTACTTGGGGATGGCACCGGGAGTTGGCAAGACGTATGCCGCGCTCCAAGAACTTCACCGGTTGCGTGAACAGGGTATCGATGTTGCGATCGCCTTTGTTGAGACGTATGGTCGCCCGAAGACAGCAGCGCTGCTCGAAGGGTTGCCGATTATTCCACGCAAGCGCTGCCAGTACCGCGGTGTCATTGTTGAGGAGATGGATCTTGATGCCGTTCTCCTGCGGCGACCGGCGGTCGTTCTCGTGGATGAGCTTGCCCATACTAATGTTCCAGATTGCACCCGGCATGCGAAGCGCTGGCAGGATGTTGAGGAGTTGCTCGAGCATGGTGTCAGTGTGCTCAGCACACTCAACATCCAGCATATCGAGAGCCTGGCGGATATCGTCGAAAGCATTACCGGGGTTGTAGTTCGTGAACGTGTTCCTGACGATGTGGTTGATAAGGCTGATGAAGTCGTCCTTGTCGATGTAACCCCCCAAGTCCTGCGGCAACGGCTGCGTGAAGGCGAAGTTTACCCGCCGGAGCGCGCCCAGCTCGCATTACGGCAGTTTTTCCGCGAAGGGAATCTGACAGCGCTCCGCGAACTTGCTCTGCGTAAGCTTGCAAGCCGGGTTGAACACGATTTGCAGACGTACATGCACCAGCATGATGTTGACACCGTTTGGCCAGCGGGCGAACGTGTCATGGTTGCGGTTGATGCTCATCCGCGGGCACAGCATTTAATCCGGCGTGGTTGGCGTCGTGCACAACGTAGTCAGTCCGATCTGCTGGTTGTCTTCGTTGAGACACCAGACTGGGCACATGCTCCGCCCGAGGTGAAGCGTCAGCTCGAAGAGAATCTCCGTTTTGCTGAAGACCTCGGGGCTGAGGTCCTTCGCATACCTGGCGAGGATGTGGCGAAGACGCTGGTCGACGTGGCACGTGAGCGCAACGTCGATAGCATCATCATTGGTCATTCTCGTCACGGCTGGCTTCACCGATTGCTACACGGCTCAACCGTTGAGAAGTTACTTCGCCTTGCCCATGACATTGACATCCTCGTCGTTGCACCACGCGAACCAAGCGCGCACGTCGATGTGCGAAACCAGAGTTAA
- a CDS encoding dihydrolipoamide acetyltransferase family protein: MAKPIPMPRMGYDMSEGTLLRWLKHEGDRVERGEPIAEIETDKVNLEIESFESGVLLKLLAKEGDVVPVGQPIALIGEPGESVEETPAATSTSTQADGKAAAPDTAAVPGPQSQDVGLTTAVAERAPGERVRASPLVRRLAAEHGIDLSTVRGSGPGGRIIKEDILALIARPAAAQAPAAQPAAPQEAPAAPAAPAVAPSAPTAAPATPEPVPGLPPFEVIDLTRMRQTIARRMAESFQQAPHFFVTTIVELDAALALRQQINAQVDDEEKVSVTDLLVKACALALREHPRLNASYAGTQLRVYRRIDIGIAVALEDGLLTPIIIDADHKPLGEIARVSKDLINRARTGELRPEEYQGGTFTISNLGMFGLVEHFTAVINPPQAAILAVGSIVREPVYHGDELVPVQRVRLTLSIDHRVADGAEAARFLSTVKHLLEHPMLLLVR, from the coding sequence ATGGCCAAGCCGATCCCAATGCCCCGCATGGGCTATGACATGAGCGAAGGGACGCTCCTGCGCTGGCTGAAGCACGAAGGTGATCGAGTAGAGCGGGGCGAGCCGATTGCTGAAATCGAGACAGATAAGGTCAATCTTGAGATTGAATCCTTTGAAAGTGGTGTCCTGCTGAAGTTGCTGGCAAAAGAGGGCGATGTCGTCCCCGTCGGGCAACCAATTGCACTGATTGGCGAACCAGGTGAATCGGTTGAGGAGACACCGGCGGCAACCTCGACGAGTACGCAAGCTGATGGTAAGGCAGCGGCGCCAGATACGGCGGCTGTGCCTGGACCGCAGAGCCAGGATGTGGGGCTAACGACCGCGGTGGCTGAGCGGGCCCCTGGTGAGCGGGTACGCGCTTCGCCGCTGGTACGACGTCTGGCGGCCGAGCATGGTATTGACCTCAGTACAGTCCGTGGCAGCGGTCCAGGTGGACGGATTATTAAAGAGGATATCCTCGCCTTGATTGCTCGGCCGGCTGCAGCGCAAGCGCCAGCTGCGCAGCCCGCCGCGCCGCAGGAAGCGCCTGCTGCCCCAGCGGCGCCCGCAGTTGCGCCCAGTGCACCAACAGCTGCGCCAGCCACTCCAGAGCCAGTACCCGGGTTGCCGCCCTTCGAGGTCATCGACCTCACACGCATGCGTCAGACCATCGCACGACGCATGGCCGAAAGTTTCCAGCAGGCACCGCATTTCTTCGTCACCACTATTGTCGAATTGGATGCTGCACTGGCGCTCCGGCAGCAGATTAATGCGCAGGTTGATGACGAAGAGAAAGTCTCTGTCACAGATCTGCTCGTCAAGGCTTGTGCCTTGGCCTTGCGAGAACATCCGCGCCTGAATGCAAGCTATGCTGGGACGCAACTTCGTGTCTATCGGCGGATCGATATTGGCATCGCGGTTGCTCTTGAGGACGGCTTACTGACTCCCATTATCATTGATGCCGATCACAAGCCGCTTGGCGAGATTGCGCGGGTGAGCAAGGACCTGATTAACCGGGCTCGGACAGGTGAGCTACGGCCGGAGGAATACCAAGGCGGCACCTTCACCATTAGTAATCTCGGGATGTTCGGCCTGGTTGAGCACTTCACCGCTGTTATTAATCCACCCCAAGCGGCAATTCTTGCCGTTGGGAGTATTGTGCGTGAGCCGGTCTATCATGGTGACGAGCTTGTCCCTGTCCAGCGTGTTCGCTTAACGCTGTCGATTGACCATCGCGTAGCCGATGGCGCAGAGGCTGCGCGGTTCCTGAGCACAGTCAAGCATTTGCTTGAGCACCCCATGCTCTTGCTTGTTCGCTAG